From Desulfobulbaceae bacterium:
AGTGAGGGGAGAGGATTTTTTTTGCCGGTCTCTGCTGACGGTCAGCCATGGTGCGTTTGGTCGGCGTTGGTTGAAGATAAAGGGCCAGGAGGGGGTGTTGTCAGTCAATAGCTCGAAGTTTCCTAAAGAGAGGCGACCAGTTACTTTTCGTGAGAAGCCGACAAAGGATATGCCGTAGCTGAAGCAGGCGCCCAATGCCCCAACTATGCCGCCTTTCGGGGCCGAAACATCGGTGGTTGAGTTGCTCTGCCAATGTTCCGGATTAGGAAGCAGCTGGATGTCCGTGGGTTCTGCCCAGTCACCATTGTTAATGGTCAGGGGTTGGTAGGTATGGTGCCAGAGTTGTGATGCCGGTGCGTACGTGACAACCCAAAACAGGCAGTGGCCGCCATGTAGATTGAGATCGTCGCCGCGTAAAGTCATTCTGAGGGTGGCGTGGCGGAGGTCGATAGGAGGTTCTGACAGCCAGTGCTGGTAGCGAATGAAGGGGAGGATGGCTTGGGGCTGGGCAGGAAGGTCGATGCTCCACATCGAGTCATCGCTCCAGATATGAGGGCCGCCAGCTGGGCCACCATCGATTTGGTAATGAACATCATGGTATCGGTGATCCGGTCCGATGTACTCATAGCTTTTCCATGTTCTCAGGTCGCCTGCTTGATCGATTTGTGATGTCATGTCATCCTCATTATAATGTCACGGATTTGGTTGGCATTGGGTCAGCTTTTGTTTAATTGATCGCAAAGAACCTCCCCGATTGCCAGGGCTGAAGTGGCGGCCGGAGATGGGGCGTTACAGACGTGCAGCAGCCGGCCGTCATTGACGAAGGAGAAATCGTCCAGTAGGCGGCCCTGGCTGTCGCAGGCCTGAGCCCGCACCCCGGAACCGCCGGGGAGGAGATCGCTTGCGGTGATTTCGGGAACCAGGCGTTGGAGAGAGCGGACAAAGGCCTCTTTGCAGTAGGAGCGGTAGATTTCTCCGCAGCCCATGCCCCAGTAACGACGGGCAAGTTTGCGAAATCCTGGCCAGGAGACCGTGTCCCAAAGGTCACGCCAGTCGAAGTCGGTTTTTTTGTATCCTTCTCGCTTTAGCGCCAGGACTGCATTAGGTCCTGCCTCCACTTTGCCTGAGATCATACGGGTAAAGTGGACGCCGAGGAACGGAAAGGCTGGGTCGGGCACCGGATAGATCAGGGATTTGACCAAGTGCTGTCGTTCCGGAGTCAGCGTATAGTATTCCCCTCGGAAAGGGATGATTCGCAGATCCAGGTCGTGTTTTGTCTGTAGCGCCAGGCGGTCGGCAAATAGGCCGGCGCAGTTGACTGCCCGATCTGCCAGGTAGGTTTGACTGCTAGTGCTTATATGGATGCCGCTGGAGTCTTGGCGGATGGATTCAACCCGTTCTCCCATCCGGAATTCAGCTCCATGCGTGACGGCTAGCTTTTGGAGGGTCTGGGCGACCACCCGGAAATCGACAATCCCGGTTTGCGGCACCAGGAGTCCGGCAATGCTGGCGACGTGCGGCTCGATTTCTCTCAACTCTGGAGGTGATAGTTTTTTGATCCTGGTTAAGCCATTGTGCATCCCGCGGCGGTGCAGTTCCTCAAGGCCGACGAGTTCATGCTCCTCGGTGGCAACGATAATTTTACCGCAGATTGCATGGGGGATGGCGTGCTTTCGACAAAAGGAAACCATCAACTCATAGCCGTGACGGCAGTTTTTTGCCTTTAGGCTGCCAGGGCGGTAATAGATGCCGGAATGGATGACACCGCTGTTGTGGCCAGTCTGGTGCTGGCCGACTTCAGGCTCTTTTTCAATCAAGAGCACTCGGCAGTAGGGATTACGTGTCAGTAGGGTATAGGCCAAAGAAAGCCCGACAATCCCGCCGCCCATAATCGCTACGTCGAAGCGCATTAGGTGTGATCTCTTAGAGCGGCGAGCCGCGTCCGGATGAGGGTGAAGCTTTCATCCCCCAGGTCGCGGTGCAGGGTGTGGAGAAACTCGTTTCTGGTCTGCTCGTCATGGACCTGGCGATAAAAGCCGAGGACGATATTTATGGCATCGTCTTCTCTGTCTATGGCAAGCAGGATCTGGGTCAGGTTGATGGCGGCTTCGTGGGAGGTCGGGTCAAGGTTGAGGCTCTGGACCAAGTTGTCGACAGCGCCGGTAAAATCTCCCTGGTGGAAGAGAAACACGCCTGTGGTGTTGAATATACGGGCGTCTTTCGGGAATTGCGCAGCCAGGAAGTCGAGCCATTGGCGAGCCCGGTCCGGTGTGTTTTCTTCCACCATAGTGACCACATATTCGATCAGGGTCTCGATGAGTTCTTGCTGTTGTTGCGGATTGTCTGTTGAGACTCCGGATGCTTCCTTGGTTTCGACGTTTTGGAGGAGGCAATCTGCAATGGCTTGGGAGGCTTGATCGGTAAGCTTGCAGTGGCTGTGAAAGGCCTTTAGCTGCTGCTGCCAGATATTCTCTTGTGGGTCTGAGATTGCCTTGGATAGAAGTGTTTTTAGTTCGGCCTTGGTCTTGGCTGGGGCGGCAAGACCGAGTTCCTCGTATATGGTGGTGAAGTGGCCATCAGCAGTTTTTCGACAGAGGGGATCTTGACCACCGAAGCGCCAGAATTCGATAACCGGTTTTTTCACCGCTAAGGCGTCAAGAATTCCTGATGACCATCCGGAGATGACTACATCAGCCAAGGATGCCAATTGGAAGAGGTGGAGGCCTGAAATCAGCCAACGATTATCTTCATAAGGGTTGAGCAGGGAGCGGAGGTCGGAGATGTCTTGACGGGGATGAGGTTTGATCAGCAGTAGAGAGTTGTCGTACTGCAGGACACTTTCCATGGTGGACTTGACTAGGTACTCATAGTCCTGTTGGCTTAGATAGTGGCTGTGGGGACCGCGGGAGATAAAGAAAAAGACGTGATCGGCCTGCTTTGTTGCCTTGAGTTCCATTGATTCGCTGAGAGATGGGCTTGCGAGGAAGCGATCAATCCACCAGGAGTCATAACGGGGGTAGCCCAAAGTTTTAATCTTGTTGATGTCAACATCTTTGGACCAGAAGGGGATGTCATTATCCGAGTTCAACAGGAAGATATCGTGACGACTGTAGGTGTCAGGATCGGAGCAATGCTGAATGGGGTCGGTTGTCTGGTTGCTGTAGATGTGGTTGGAGTGGGGGTAACTGACTACCAGGGCCTTCGGGCAGCGGGCCATGACTTCAAGTTTGTATGGGGCATACTGATCCTGGTTGTAGTCCTTGAGGATAATTTTGACTTGGTCGGGTTTGACCTGCTGGGAGAAGAGAGCGTCGAGTTCCTGGGGTACGATATAGAGAGAGGAAACCTTGCAGAACTCAGTGTATAGCGCTCTGTTCTCAGTCAAGTATTGATAGAGTAGTTTATGACTGAAAAGTGTGATAACTTCCCATTCTGGAAAGCGTTCCTTGAGGTTGGTGAGAGCAGGCAGGATCCAATCGATCTCGCCGAAAGATGTGGAGACGATCAGAATGATGACAGGTGGTGCTTTGGGCATGATGGCTCCTTATTCTTTGACGAGATACCCGCAAGGTGCGAAGGAAAAAAGGAATCGATTTTCCATTAGGCTGTCAACCCGGAAGTCATTCCTTGTTTTCAGGAATTTTTCGATTGCCTCAAAGGGGCCGCCCTCCATGGCGGTCTGGGTGTGCCAGGCTGGAGGTAAAGGATGGCCGTTAAGATTGGAATCTTCAACAATGAGATAGTTCCCCTTCCCTGCCAGGTCGGAGTAAGCGGCTAGTTCTCCTAACACGTGAGCTGTGGTGTGGAGCGAATCGAGAATGATAAAGTTGTTGCGATTTTCCCCGACCAGGGCGTGGACCTGGTCAATAATGGCCGGGTCAGTAGAGCTCCCTGCCAGGCAAGTAATACGAGGGTGATGCCGCACCGTGTCATGCCAGACACCTTCTCGTTCGCAGATGTCTATAGAAATTACTTGGCCCTTGCCGATCAGATCAAGCAAATTGGCAAAGTACAGGGTTGCCCCACCCTGAAAAGCGCCGCATTCGATGATGAAGTCAGGTTGTTGTTCGTAGATGATCTGCTGGTAGTTCAGTAAGTCTCCTGGGTTCTTGTGGATAGGGACCCCGTTATACTCAACTCGTTTTCCTTTTTGTTCCGACAGATGTGCCCAGAAGAAAATGTGAAAGAACTTCGCAATATCCTCGCGGCTGAAAGTGATTTTTTGGATGTTGGGTGGGAGTTCCGCTGATATCCCTTCATACGTTATTTGCCATGCCATCTGTTTGTCCTGCATGCGAATACCTCTCTTATGTTGTGGGTAGGAGTTGAGTCAGGAGCCTGGACTGGGCTGTGAAAAGGTTGTTCTCCGGGGGCCAAGGGGGGGCGGTGGTGTCTGCTAAGCACCAGACTTCTTGATTGTCCTCACCCCAGGCCAGGGGGGAGAGTCCCACTTTTGCGAGTGTCGCGAACAGAGTTTCTTTACTGTAGTAATGGGTGTGTACAGTCCGGAACCAGTATTCCCACCATTTGTCATAGTCCCGTAATACAGTGCGGGGGTGCATCATGTCCGGCACGGCAATGTAGATGAGTCCACCGTTGGCCAAAGTCCCGCGCAAGCGGTTCAGGCTTTCTATTGGGGTTAGGAAATGTTCCGCAACATGACGCATGATAATGAGGTCGAATCGTCTCTGGTTATCTGCCAGCCATCGCCCATTGATGTCGCGGCCGAGCAGAGTGGCTCCAACTTCTTCCTGGAGAATGCGGCAGCACTCTGCTGAAGCTTCGATTCCGAAGATGTCGATGTCCGGCAGTTCTTCCTTCAGGTAGCCGAGTCCGTGTCCTGAGCCGCACCCGGCATCAAGCACAGTCTTGACGGGTGAGCGGTTAGTAAGGATTGGTTTTATTCGTTCCCAGACCTGGCTCATATGTTTCCGGACGCCTTCTTTTCCATAGTCGGGTTTTATTTCTAGCCTGTAGAGGGCGTCGTAGCGGTGCGTATAGAATTCGTCGTATCGTTCTGCTGTCCAGCGGGGATTAAGGTAGACCAGTCCGCAGGGGCAGATAACGGGGTGAATCTCGAAGCCGAACTGTCCGGTGGTGAGCGGTGCGCCAGAGAGGAGCACCGGTTCGGCTTGGTTTTGACCACGACCGCAGAGGTGGCAGTTGACTGACTCCCACTCTGAAGAGAAATTTGGCATCAAAAGTGCTCCAATCTGGGAGGAAATGTGGGTAGAATTACTGACTTCATAATATCCTCAAAGAGAGAGCTTTTTCCCTTCTGATATGAGAAGTGTCGTCTGTTTGGTAGTTACTCATTGCCGCATCTTTTCAGGCGCAGGTCCGGTTTGATGGTCTTGCTCAGTCTGAGGTTCCTTAGCATAGCTCCTGGCAACTCTAGATCTCGGTCGTTTCTGATCTCCAGACACGAGTATGGGTTGCCTATGGTATAGACGCCAATATTGGCCCCGACGACCTCTTCAGTCCGGATAAACTCTGGTCGTGTGACGCAGCAGAGTCCTTTGTAGCCCAGGTAAATTGCTTTCTTGTATTGGCGGGGGATGAAGCCTTCATCTATCCGGCGTATCCCTTTTTCTTCCTCGATCCAGATGGGGTTGTTCTCAATTTTAGCCGGGAGCACGGAGTCGAGTCCTTCTGCCACCAGTTTGTCGATCATATCGTCGATAAGTGGCTTTTCCCGGAAGGGATAGGTGATCTCAAGAAGGACCAGGACGTCAGGGTGGTTATCTTTGGCGGCAAGCTGTTCCAGGGTGTAGCGGTAGACTTTCTCCAGTCCTACATAGTCTTGAGAGAGAGAGGTGTCGCGCAGGATGGCATGATGTGCTCCCATCGACAGAGCGCTTTTTGCTGTCTCTTTGTTATCTGCCGAGACCACGACCGAGGAGATGTAGCGTGATTGCAGGGCGCTGTTAATCGTATATTCGAGCAGTGGCGCCCCGCCCAGGCGCTTGGATGAGCCCTTGATTGGAATCATGGCCACGATGTTGAGGTGCTCCAGGCTTAAACGATGGCTGGCATCGAATACCCGACTGTCCAGACTCTCCAGGATTCGGACCACGTTCTGGCAACGCTCGATATTGCCGTCTTGGTGGATGCCGTGCCAGTGATACACGCTGGCTTCTGGTTCGTAGATGATGGCGTGGCCCTGCTGCAGGACTTGCTGCGCCCATACCCGGTCTTCGATATTTGTTATCTTATCGTCGAAGGGAATTTGGTCAAGAACCGATTTTCGGACCATGGAGTTGGCATTATGGAAGAAGGAGTCCTTGCGCTGCACCTTACGTTCCGGGCCGAAAACAATCATTAAATCACGCTTGTCTCCGGGGGGGGTGAAAGAGAGTGGCTCTTGGCGTCCGTAGACCCCGGCGATATTTGGGTCGGCCATATTTCGAAGCAGGTTGCTGAGCCATTGGTCGTTGGTAGGGATGCAATGGCCGGAGAGGCAGACCACAAACTCGCCGCTCGCCTCGGCAATGCCAATGTTCAGCGACTTTCCGGGTAAATATTCAGTGCAGTGCACCACTTTCTTGACCGGGAACTGATCGACTTTTGCCAAGGTCGAATCGGTGCTCTGGTTGTCGACGATGATGACCTCGAAGTCTTGGTAGTTTTGGGCGAAGACAGCGTTTAAGCAGGAGGTGATCCAGCGTTCCTCGTTCTTGGTGCGGATGATGATGGAGGCTTTCATAGTATGGGCTTCCTTATGTAATTGGCTCGATATCGATCCAGCGATTACCGTTTGTTAAGCTTTTTTTATTGGCCTCAATAACTTGGGCCACGGGGATGGAGGAGGCAAAGGTGGCCCGGAGTCCGGCAAGCGAGGAGGACGTTCTCCTACCATCGACGATTGCCTTGCAGTCGTTCACAAACTGGATGATACTCTGCGGGCCATAACCTGATGCGCTCATCCCTGTGTCATCGGGGTTGGGATAGAACTGGGTGAAGTACGGGTTGATTACCTCGATGCCGGCTTCGTCGGTGACGAACTCAACGCCTCGATGTTTTTGGTCGCTTCGGTAGCAACCTTTGGTGCCAATCACTTCCAGGCGCTGGTCGCTCATGGCACTGGTGTTGTCCGGGTCCACCCAGCCGGTGAGGTGAGAGGAGGTGAAATCTTCTCCGGTGTCATCCCGCCATTCGATCAGGGTCTGGATGGTGTCCCAGGTGTCGATGCCTTGGGAGGTTAGGTGCTTTTTTGCGCCGATTGCCATGACCCGCCGGGGTTGGGCTTGTGTCAGGAAGTGGATGAGATCGACGTAATGAACGCCTAGGTATTGAAAGATATCGGTGGTCTCTACCCATGACCGGAAAGCTGTGGTGGGGATCAGCTTGCGTTGGCTGTAGTTGATCGAAAAATTGAGCAAGCGGCCCAGATTACCTTGGCGGATCAGGGTGAGGAGCTTGAGGTTGGACTCGTCGAATCGTTTGTGATACTCCACAGCCCCGTACACCGCGTGTTTCTCAGTCAAAGCGATGAGATTGCGGACTTGTTTGACACTTGCGGCCAGAGGTTTTACCACCAGGGTGTGGAGGCCATGCTCGATAAGATCGCGGGCAATAGGAAAGTGGTGTTCATCCGGCACCGAAACGATCGCGGCTTTGAGTCTTGGGGAGTTGGTCAACAGTTGTTGGTAAGATTTCGGATCAGGGGCCGCCGTTTCGTGAGGAACTGCCAGTACCGGTGGAGTAACGCCCATGATGGCGCTGAGTTCCTTTGCCTTGACCAGGGCCTGTTCCGCGCTGCTCCTGCTGGTTGAGGAAATCAGGATGCTGTTCACGAGGCCAAGGCGATGGGCCTCGAACAGGGCCGGCAGGATGGTGCCGTGACCGTCGGTGCCTTTTCCGCACACATACATGCCGGCTCCGACCACTACAATGTCGATGCCGATGCCGGGTGTTTTACCCATGGCGGGCCTCTTTGGCCAGCGGGTCGTAACGTAGTGGTGAATCTTGATTTACCCTCATGGTTTTGATTACGAATTCGGCGAGCCGTAAATCCTCCTCTCGTTTGATGATGATAGCGGACAGTTTATCGACCGGGAAAAACCCTACCTTGCCGACGAAGAAGGCGTGCCCCTGTTGCCCGTAGGTCTCCAGGAACGGTGCGGTGCGCCACATCATGACCGAATAGACAAAGAGTTGCACTGGGGCAAGGTCTTGGGTTTGGGCGAAAAGTCCTGTTTTTGTGTAGTTTAAAGGGTGCCCTTTGAAATTGGTATGGACTTGTTCGTTGCTGACTGTGATCAGTGTGTCCAGGGCCTCGTGGTCGAAGTGGCTAACCACCTGCCGGACTTCACTCGATCTCTGCAGTGGCGAGGTTGGGTTGACCCAGGCCAGGATGTCAGACGGGTTGTTGATCATGAAATCTCGGACAACATCGTCCGACTTAGTGGTTGAGCTGCCCAAGTATTCCGGGCGCTGATAGAAGTCTACCCCGTATCGCTCGGCGATTTTGGCGAAAACCGGGGCGTCGGCGTTGACTACTACCTTATCGAAGACACCGGAATTTTTGGCGGCTTTGATGGCGTAGGAGATCATTGGTTCGCCGTCGATCAGGGCCAGATTCTTCATCGGCAGTCGGGTACTGCCGATGCGGGCCGGGATCATGGCGATCCGGGTCAATCGCTGGTCTGTGGTCATAGTGTCATTCCCAGGCCATAGGTCTTATTTAAAGCCTGGAACTGGGCAAGCTCTTGTTCTGTTATCGGAATACCATCCCGGCTTCTGATAGCAAAGGATTTTTTCTCAGGATCTCCGGCCACCATCACAGGGGTTTCCTGGTCAAGGGGGGGCTCGGCACGTAACTCGTCAAGCATTTGCCGGAGCCGTAATTTGAATGCGCCGGCTTCGCCGAAGCCTTCAATGCTCATGGCGCTGACAAAATGACCTAGATGACGTTTCTTTTCGAGATTGACGAACATTTTTGAAATGTGCGGTCCAAAGGGCATTCCGGTAAGGGTGCTGCAGAGGATCTCGACCATCAGTGACAGTCCGTAGCCTTTGTGGCCTCCTACCGGCAGCAGCATGGTGATTTCGTGAGGATTCGTTGTTGGATTCCCGTCCTTGTCTGCTCCTACTCCTTTCGGAGTGGTGCCATTGATTTCGCGAAGGCGGCGAACCTCGTTGAAGGTGATCAGGCTTGTTGCCATGTCAAGGCAGAAAGGCCCCTCTCCAGCCACCGGGGCGGCGAAACAGACAGGGTTGTTCCCCAGGAAGCTCCGCTTACTGTTGGTGGGGATAATTAAGGAATCGGCATGGGTATAGCTTGTGCCGATCATGTCATTGGCAGCGATCTCCAGTGCAAAATAGGCGGCAGCTCCGTAATGGGTGGAATTTTTCACTGCCACATTACCAGAGCCATATTCGTTGGCCATTTCGATGGCCAATTTGGCTGCTTCCATGCCGGCAGCATGGCCGAAGGTGTCGTCAGCGTCCAGTATGGCCACGGTGGGCAGACGTTTTTCGATTTTGTAACTCGGCTTGGGATTGACTCGTCCTGCCTTGAGCGCGGCTAAATAGTGATGAATTAATCGGATGCCATGCGAATTGACGCCGCGCAGGGAGGTGGAGACTAGGCCTTCGGCGACATACTCCGCTACTTGAGGGTCAACGTGTTCGTGCAGCAGGGACTCTTTAATTATTGTTTTTATCGTATTTCCGCTAATGCTTATCATTGTGATCCTCCGACAGGGTTTTTAGGGACAGGGGTGTTTTTCTTCAGAGCGTTAGCGAATCCCGAGCTGCTCTGGTTGTGGCAATCTCTTGGCATAATAATATGCTTGATGGCGTCGCAAAAAGTTCGATCTACTGCGTTGCGTGGCGGTTTTGCTCGTTCGGCATACCATATGTATGGCCTCACTCACAAAACACACCCCGCGCCTTGTATATCGCACCTTTTGCTTAGCCATCCCCGGACTTTTTGCGAGATTGTCATGCTTGCCAATCACTTTTTTTGAAGAATGATTTCAATCGCACATTCAGCGACTGGCGTCATGGTTTGGTCAATTTGATCAGCCCTCCAGGTATCGCGGTAAAAGTCACGGAGCAGTTCGATTTTTTCTACCACAATCATGCCCTTTGCCTCTTGAAGTAGGTCCAGGATGTTGATGGAACGTGGCGACCAACTCTGGTCTTTTATGATGGTAAAGGTCCATTTATGGTCCGAGTTGAATCGGCTTGGCCAGTTGCCCATCTCATAGAGGTCTTCGTCCGGTACGGTGATGACTAGGAAGCCGCCGGGTTTGACTATCCGAATCCAGTTGGCAAGCGCTACCCGGACATCAACCATGTGCTCCAGGCAATGACTGGCATGTAGAAAATCGAAAGCCTCATCACTAACACCTGTCATGTACTGGGCATCTCCGTCATCAATGTCCCAGGTGAGGGCAGATTGCATGCGGGCAAAAAAACCGGAGTATTGACCTAACGGGTCCGGCTTGCCGCCGATATCAATGCCATGACCCACGAAATAGCGGTTATGGAAAGCGGGAATGGTGACCCTTCTTTTTGCTGCCTTGCTTTGTTCCCACATCTGATTTATTCCTCAATGGTTTTTCGGGCACAACAGAGCCAATATTGCCCATGGTCGTGAATTGACTGCAAGACATGGGCCAAGTATTGAGAGATGAGGCTGGTAATCTCATGCCCCGCGACTTTAACGGTCAGGTTCTCATGCCCTGGTGGTATGATGGTGAGAGCTGGGAATTCACCGGTGGAGGTTTCGATGTTTTGCCATGTCACGGGTGTTGTGCCGGTCCAGATTTCTTCAAGACCGTGGCGTTTAAGAATGGTTGATAGCGTCTTTCGCTTCCAGCCGACTCTTGGTTGACCTTGTGATGCACCTTGGGGATTGTTGACAGGATGTCCGAGATATTGACTGTTGCGAGCTGGCATGATCAACAGTCCACCCCTTTTGAGATGTGAAAGCAGGGTTGACACCAGGGTGTCCGGGTCTTGCTCATTGTCCATGTGACAGAGGGAAATAACTGCATCGTAGATTCCCGTAGGGGGAGGATTGAGCCCAGCGTTTTGAGGTCGGCGGTCCCAGAGCAGGTGTGAATAATCGTCAATGCTTTTTGCGCCAAAAAAATGAGCCCATGTCGTTTCATCCCATGAGTCGTCACTGCCACTGGCCAAGAGCAATGTCCCATTGATAGGGAGTAATGAAGGAATAAGCGGTACAGCTGGAAACTGTGTTGTGGGCAGATGGGGCGGCAAGTTTTTCCTGTATGACTTGGCTGGCAAATTGTGCGTGTCGGTGAAAGTGGCCTCGCAGGTTTGGCAGTGGTAGTGATCGACACCCCAGTAGCGACCGATCCTGGGGTGGAGAGCGTAGGTCTTGCAGGCAGGGCAGAGGCGGCCAGACTCCTTGGTGCTCCTGGTAATAATTTGTTGTAATGCCAATTCGACTACCGTGGGGTCGAGGGTGTCCCAGCAGGGGGCGAGATGTTCATGCAGGCGGGTTGCCATTGATTGGCGTATTGTCTCGAGATCTGGGGGAGTTTGGCGGTGGGCAGGGAGAGATTGGGCTGCGGTGATGGCATCAAGCAAGATCTGTTCCCTGTCGATGGCCTCATCACAGGCATAGCCGCACTCAAGTCGGAACGGCTGGTCATTTGCCAGCTTTCCTTCTATGTATGCCCTTGCCTTGGAAAGTCCGCATGGTGCGTGGCATTGCTTACCTTCAAAGGAGAGCTGGATTCCTTGTACCGTGGGGCTGTAAGTGATGCGGGTGTCAAGCCGGATGCTGTTGAAGAGGGCCACGGTGGGTTTTTTAAATGCAGCGCCGATATGGACTGCTGAAGTGTCAACAGAGACGATTGCATCGACACCCGCAAGTAGAGCAAAGTAATGATCAAAGGTCGGTGAGGCGGCGGAAAGGTC
This genomic window contains:
- the lhgO gene encoding L-2-hydroxyglutarate oxidase, which gives rise to MRFDVAIMGGGIVGLSLAYTLLTRNPYCRVLLIEKEPEVGQHQTGHNSGVIHSGIYYRPGSLKAKNCRHGYELMVSFCRKHAIPHAICGKIIVATEEHELVGLEELHRRGMHNGLTRIKKLSPPELREIEPHVASIAGLLVPQTGIVDFRVVAQTLQKLAVTHGAEFRMGERVESIRQDSSGIHISTSSQTYLADRAVNCAGLFADRLALQTKHDLDLRIIPFRGEYYTLTPERQHLVKSLIYPVPDPAFPFLGVHFTRMISGKVEAGPNAVLALKREGYKKTDFDWRDLWDTVSWPGFRKLARRYWGMGCGEIYRSYCKEAFVRSLQRLVPEITASDLLPGGSGVRAQACDSQGRLLDDFSFVNDGRLLHVCNAPSPAATSALAIGEVLCDQLNKS
- a CDS encoding cephalosporin hydroxylase — encoded protein: MQDKQMAWQITYEGISAELPPNIQKITFSREDIAKFFHIFFWAHLSEQKGKRVEYNGVPIHKNPGDLLNYQQIIYEQQPDFIIECGAFQGGATLYFANLLDLIGKGQVISIDICEREGVWHDTVRHHPRITCLAGSSTDPAIIDQVHALVGENRNNFIILDSLHTTAHVLGELAAYSDLAGKGNYLIVEDSNLNGHPLPPAWHTQTAMEGGPFEAIEKFLKTRNDFRVDSLMENRFLFSFAPCGYLVKE
- a CDS encoding class I SAM-dependent methyltransferase, producing MPNFSSEWESVNCHLCGRGQNQAEPVLLSGAPLTTGQFGFEIHPVICPCGLVYLNPRWTAERYDEFYTHRYDALYRLEIKPDYGKEGVRKHMSQVWERIKPILTNRSPVKTVLDAGCGSGHGLGYLKEELPDIDIFGIEASAECCRILQEEVGATLLGRDINGRWLADNQRRFDLIIMRHVAEHFLTPIESLNRLRGTLANGGLIYIAVPDMMHPRTVLRDYDKWWEYWFRTVHTHYYSKETLFATLAKVGLSPLAWGEDNQEVWCLADTTAPPWPPENNLFTAQSRLLTQLLPTT
- a CDS encoding glycosyltransferase family 2 protein — protein: MKASIIIRTKNEERWITSCLNAVFAQNYQDFEVIIVDNQSTDSTLAKVDQFPVKKVVHCTEYLPGKSLNIGIAEASGEFVVCLSGHCIPTNDQWLSNLLRNMADPNIAGVYGRQEPLSFTPPGDKRDLMIVFGPERKVQRKDSFFHNANSMVRKSVLDQIPFDDKITNIEDRVWAQQVLQQGHAIIYEPEASVYHWHGIHQDGNIERCQNVVRILESLDSRVFDASHRLSLEHLNIVAMIPIKGSSKRLGGAPLLEYTINSALQSRYISSVVVSADNKETAKSALSMGAHHAILRDTSLSQDYVGLEKVYRYTLEQLAAKDNHPDVLVLLEITYPFREKPLIDDMIDKLVAEGLDSVLPAKIENNPIWIEEEKGIRRIDEGFIPRQYKKAIYLGYKGLCCVTRPEFIRTEEVVGANIGVYTIGNPYSCLEIRNDRDLELPGAMLRNLRLSKTIKPDLRLKRCGNE
- a CDS encoding Gfo/Idh/MocA family oxidoreductase: MGKTPGIGIDIVVVGAGMYVCGKGTDGHGTILPALFEAHRLGLVNSILISSTSRSSAEQALVKAKELSAIMGVTPPVLAVPHETAAPDPKSYQQLLTNSPRLKAAIVSVPDEHHFPIARDLIEHGLHTLVVKPLAASVKQVRNLIALTEKHAVYGAVEYHKRFDESNLKLLTLIRQGNLGRLLNFSINYSQRKLIPTTAFRSWVETTDIFQYLGVHYVDLIHFLTQAQPRRVMAIGAKKHLTSQGIDTWDTIQTLIEWRDDTGEDFTSSHLTGWVDPDNTSAMSDQRLEVIGTKGCYRSDQKHRGVEFVTDEAGIEVINPYFTQFYPNPDDTGMSASGYGPQSIIQFVNDCKAIVDGRRTSSSLAGLRATFASSIPVAQVIEANKKSLTNGNRWIDIEPIT
- a CDS encoding Ldh family oxidoreductase, with translation MISISGNTIKTIIKESLLHEHVDPQVAEYVAEGLVSTSLRGVNSHGIRLIHHYLAALKAGRVNPKPSYKIEKRLPTVAILDADDTFGHAAGMEAAKLAIEMANEYGSGNVAVKNSTHYGAAAYFALEIAANDMIGTSYTHADSLIIPTNSKRSFLGNNPVCFAAPVAGEGPFCLDMATSLITFNEVRRLREINGTTPKGVGADKDGNPTTNPHEITMLLPVGGHKGYGLSLMVEILCSTLTGMPFGPHISKMFVNLEKKRHLGHFVSAMSIEGFGEAGAFKLRLRQMLDELRAEPPLDQETPVMVAGDPEKKSFAIRSRDGIPITEQELAQFQALNKTYGLGMTL
- a CDS encoding class I SAM-dependent methyltransferase, with the protein product MWEQSKAAKRRVTIPAFHNRYFVGHGIDIGGKPDPLGQYSGFFARMQSALTWDIDDGDAQYMTGVSDEAFDFLHASHCLEHMVDVRVALANWIRIVKPGGFLVITVPDEDLYEMGNWPSRFNSDHKWTFTIIKDQSWSPRSINILDLLQEAKGMIVVEKIELLRDFYRDTWRADQIDQTMTPVAECAIEIILQKK
- a CDS encoding glycosyltransferase family 9 protein, with translation MIPLCFPQEIAIRCDNGSELRLLAANPAEQTNDHRVDPSRIYLALEETLTNIKRLCINSGLPQPIVLPRETLNNYSSHPLPLRTFLEQPQKAAPAKISICLINGGGGGLGDGIMFAPALDILLSRLRDMSIEDIRLTLCTLLPGRTSSILGNIPGVRIAAMPVPLTDFLAHDTYADFSGMLTDPTFNTTHMTDLILERLGIDPLTIPPAAKEPFLNTNSPSFPIVDAALAQARAKANGKPLVAAIFISSYTRTMPEAQFAALTKKLATHYQPAIIFPEGFESHTFIERHNLTGIVSDLSAASPTFDHYFALLAGVDAIVSVDTSAVHIGAAFKKPTVALFNSIRLDTRITYSPTVQGIQLSFEGKQCHAPCGLSKARAYIEGKLANDQPFRLECGYACDEAIDREQILLDAITAAQSLPAHRQTPPDLETIRQSMATRLHEHLAPCWDTLDPTVVELALQQIITRSTKESGRLCPACKTYALHPRIGRYWGVDHYHCQTCEATFTDTHNLPAKSYRKNLPPHLPTTQFPAVPLIPSLLPINGTLLLASGSDDSWDETTWAHFFGAKSIDDYSHLLWDRRPQNAGLNPPPTGIYDAVISLCHMDNEQDPDTLVSTLLSHLKRGGLLIMPARNSQYLGHPVNNPQGASQGQPRVGWKRKTLSTILKRHGLEEIWTGTTPVTWQNIETSTGEFPALTIIPPGHENLTVKVAGHEITSLISQYLAHVLQSIHDHGQYWLCCARKTIEE